The Saccharomonospora glauca K62 genome has a segment encoding these proteins:
- a CDS encoding LacI family DNA-binding transcriptional regulator yields MATIYDVARHADVSVATVSRVLNGGSVDPVLARRVTQAVAALRYRPNLVARNLRTRRTRLWAVIIADVRNPFFTDMVRGIEDVASAEGYSVVLCNSDEDETKEADYIDVALAERMAGVILSPSSSRTEHVDSLVSAGCPVVLVDRELDGVRADAVLADNEQGAYVATRHLVEQGFERIACVTGPEEYSTAAQRLSGYRAALIEAGRDVDESLVRFADFREPGGRAAMESFLECPQRPDAVFSANNLMTLGVLRCLADHGLSVPDEVGVVGFDDLPWAELVRPTVTTVGRSTYDEGRVAAEALVRRIADPNAEPERKVLPTRLKVRESSVRTSTER; encoded by the coding sequence GTGGCGACGATCTACGACGTGGCGCGGCATGCGGACGTGTCGGTCGCCACGGTGTCGCGGGTGCTCAACGGCGGTTCGGTCGATCCCGTGCTCGCGCGGCGCGTGACGCAGGCGGTCGCCGCGTTGCGTTATCGCCCCAACCTCGTCGCCCGCAATCTTCGTACTCGGCGTACCCGCCTGTGGGCGGTGATCATCGCCGACGTGCGCAACCCGTTCTTCACCGACATGGTGCGGGGCATCGAGGACGTCGCCTCCGCCGAGGGGTACTCGGTGGTGCTGTGCAACTCCGACGAGGACGAGACGAAGGAGGCCGACTACATCGACGTGGCGTTGGCCGAACGCATGGCCGGAGTCATCCTGTCGCCGTCGTCGTCCCGTACCGAGCATGTCGATTCCCTGGTGAGTGCGGGGTGTCCGGTGGTGCTCGTCGACCGGGAACTGGACGGGGTACGTGCCGACGCGGTGCTGGCCGACAACGAACAGGGCGCCTACGTCGCCACCCGGCACCTCGTGGAGCAGGGCTTCGAACGCATCGCGTGCGTCACCGGGCCCGAGGAGTACAGCACGGCCGCGCAACGCCTGAGCGGCTATCGCGCGGCGCTCATCGAGGCCGGGCGTGACGTGGACGAGTCGTTGGTGCGCTTCGCCGACTTCCGCGAGCCGGGCGGCCGCGCCGCAATGGAGTCCTTTTTAGAGTGTCCACAACGGCCCGATGCGGTGTTCTCCGCCAACAATCTCATGACGCTCGGGGTGTTGCGGTGTCTGGCCGATCACGGCTTGTCCGTGCCCGACGAGGTCGGTGTGGTGGGATTCGACGACCTGCCGTGGGCGGAACTCGTACGACCCACCGTCACCACCGTCGGTCGGTCGACCTACGACGAGGGGCGAGTGGCGGCCGAGGCGTTGGTGCGCAGGATCGCGGACCCGAACGCCGAACCGGAGAGAAAGGTACTGCCGACTCGCCTGAAGGTGCGGGAGAGCTCGGTACGCACGTCGACGGAACGCTGA
- a CDS encoding DUF4396 domain-containing protein, whose amino-acid sequence MSHGHQHTTSAEHRHHGAPAAGWSMAVSATLHCLTGCAVGEVLGMAIGTALGWSTLPTLVLAVALAFFFGYALSMRGVLRAGVGFRQALRVALAADTASITVMELVDNGVLLVIPDAMDAALNSPLFWGSLAVALAIAFVVTVPVNKWLISRGKGHAVAHAYHH is encoded by the coding sequence GTGTCGCACGGTCACCAGCACACCACCTCGGCGGAACACCGACACCACGGCGCCCCCGCGGCCGGGTGGAGCATGGCCGTGTCGGCGACGTTGCACTGCCTCACCGGCTGCGCCGTCGGCGAGGTCCTGGGGATGGCGATCGGGACGGCGTTGGGCTGGAGCACTCTCCCCACCCTCGTCCTGGCCGTCGCCCTGGCGTTCTTCTTCGGCTACGCGTTGAGCATGCGCGGTGTCCTGCGCGCGGGCGTGGGTTTCCGGCAGGCGTTGCGGGTGGCACTCGCCGCCGACACTGCGTCGATCACGGTCATGGAACTCGTGGACAACGGCGTGTTGCTGGTGATCCCCGACGCGATGGACGCCGCGTTGAACTCTCCGCTGTTCTGGGGCTCACTCGCCGTGGCCCTCGCGATCGCGTTCGTGGTCACGGTGCCGGTGAACAAGTGGCTCATCAGCCGGGGCAAGGGCCACGCCGTGGCACACGCCTACCACCACTGA
- a CDS encoding SAM-dependent methyltransferase, whose amino-acid sequence MQDVTPQIPPSAKLDPTKPTVARVYDASLGGKDNYEVDRQVFEQVKQVAPHQGDVSWMNRRFLVRVVRYLTELAGMDQFLDLGSGLPTVQNTHEVAQFSNPEAKVVYVDIDPICNAHGRALLEENEYTRFVEADLTKPKDVLSHPEITRHLELDRPFVLMQIGTLHHVSDEQDPVGIMRTYVDALPTGSYLAITHFWDPADEDPELSRKARELENKVREAGLGSGYWRKREQIEDMFAGLELLSPGLVRLDDWWPAGPRTREPWPEEHLMLGGVAVKR is encoded by the coding sequence GTGCAGGACGTAACACCGCAGATTCCGCCCTCGGCGAAGCTGGACCCCACCAAACCGACGGTCGCCCGTGTCTACGACGCCAGCCTCGGGGGCAAGGACAACTACGAGGTCGACCGGCAGGTCTTCGAGCAGGTCAAGCAGGTGGCGCCCCACCAAGGCGACGTGAGCTGGATGAACCGCAGGTTCCTCGTGCGGGTCGTGCGCTACCTCACCGAGCTGGCGGGCATGGACCAGTTCCTCGACCTCGGCAGCGGCCTGCCCACGGTGCAGAACACCCACGAGGTCGCGCAGTTCAGCAACCCCGAGGCCAAGGTCGTCTACGTCGACATCGACCCGATCTGCAACGCGCACGGCAGGGCGCTGCTGGAGGAGAACGAGTACACGCGGTTCGTCGAGGCCGACCTCACCAAACCGAAGGACGTGCTCTCGCACCCCGAGATCACGCGACACCTCGAACTCGACCGGCCGTTCGTGCTCATGCAGATCGGCACGCTGCACCACGTGTCCGACGAGCAGGACCCGGTGGGCATCATGCGCACCTACGTCGATGCCTTGCCGACGGGCTCCTACCTGGCGATCACGCACTTCTGGGACCCCGCTGACGAGGACCCGGAGCTGTCGCGGAAGGCGCGGGAGCTGGAGAACAAGGTGCGGGAAGCGGGCCTCGGCTCGGGGTACTGGCGCAAGCGGGAACAGATCGAGGATATGTTCGCCGGGCTGGAGTTGCTGTCCCCCGGCCTCGTGCGGCTCGACGACTGGTGGCCCGCCGGACCTCGGACGAGGGAGCCGTGGCCCGAGGAGCACCTCATGCTCGGGGGAGTGGCCGTCAAGCGGTGA
- a CDS encoding M23 family metallopeptidase: MRARHVRRAAPIALLASLTLISTPGVSFADPAPAPQQNVQVRQAAAQDEKPLDEQIAEAEKALENAKKQAEDTKRKLDNTTAEHNKAKQATADARDKLAKARDIAADAEARLHRAEERVDAHSGFSFAGVVDSVLSLLGSDITNSMSREVDDKRDAVSDAEKTLGKAEREETKAERAKVNAEKAHEQATAKQDEKQSELDKLNERKQAEEAPADGGAAPAAAPDIVKPAEGTFTSGYGARWGTTHYGVDIANSIGTPIYSAMSGTVISSGPASGFGLWVRVQHDNGLITVYGHINESLVSVGQRVEAGQQIATIGNRGQSTGPHLHFEIHENGVKIDPLPWLEAHGITL; this comes from the coding sequence ATGCGTGCGCGTCATGTCCGGCGAGCCGCACCGATCGCGCTGCTCGCCTCACTGACCCTGATTTCCACCCCCGGCGTCAGCTTCGCCGACCCCGCCCCCGCCCCCCAGCAGAACGTCCAGGTCCGGCAGGCCGCCGCGCAGGACGAGAAGCCTCTCGACGAGCAGATCGCGGAGGCGGAGAAGGCGCTGGAGAACGCCAAGAAGCAGGCCGAGGACACGAAGCGGAAGCTCGACAACACGACAGCCGAGCACAACAAGGCGAAGCAGGCCACCGCCGACGCTCGCGACAAGCTCGCCAAGGCCCGCGACATCGCCGCGGACGCCGAGGCCCGGCTGCACCGGGCTGAGGAACGCGTCGACGCGCACTCCGGGTTCAGCTTCGCCGGTGTCGTCGACTCGGTGCTGTCCCTCCTCGGCTCCGACATCACCAACTCGATGAGCCGGGAAGTCGACGACAAGCGCGACGCCGTCTCCGACGCCGAGAAGACCCTCGGCAAGGCCGAACGCGAGGAGACCAAGGCCGAGCGCGCCAAGGTGAACGCCGAGAAGGCTCACGAACAGGCCACGGCCAAACAGGACGAGAAACAGTCCGAATTGGACAAGCTGAACGAGCGGAAGCAGGCCGAGGAGGCTCCCGCCGACGGTGGCGCCGCCCCGGCCGCCGCGCCGGACATCGTGAAGCCCGCGGAGGGGACCTTCACCTCCGGCTACGGCGCCCGCTGGGGCACCACGCACTACGGCGTGGACATCGCCAACAGCATCGGCACCCCGATCTACTCCGCCATGTCGGGCACCGTGATCTCCTCCGGTCCCGCGAGCGGTTTCGGACTGTGGGTCCGCGTGCAGCACGACAACGGCCTGATCACCGTCTACGGCCACATCAACGAGTCGTTGGTGTCCGTGGGCCAGCGCGTCGAGGCGGGCCAGCAGATCGCCACGATCGGTAACCGTGGTCAGTCCACCGGCCCGCACCTGCACTTCGAGATTCACGAAAACGGCGTGAAGATCGACCCGCTGCCCTGGCTGGAGGCCCACGGCATCACGCTGTGA
- a CDS encoding SDR family NAD(P)-dependent oxidoreductase, whose product MDMGLRGRTVLVTGASTGIGAATARLYGAEGARVALTYRTNREKAEEVAAHVERSGGEALTVRLDLEDRSGIGAAVSTVVERWGGVDVLVANAVRWGATPPDSSLRFEDVSPEEWQAMVDANLLGTVEVVRHVLPSMRARRWGRIVLVSSGVAEEGLPGPGPYGTAKSGLHGMARALAWNAGADGVLVNVVAPGFTLTERAPSADSPLVEDFAAAIPSRRLSTADDVARLIVFLGSGANGNLTGELVREGTSAARAPRVEEE is encoded by the coding sequence ATGGACATGGGCTTGCGAGGGCGCACGGTGTTGGTGACCGGGGCGTCGACGGGAATCGGCGCGGCCACGGCTCGCCTGTACGGGGCGGAGGGGGCGAGGGTTGCCCTCACCTACCGAACGAATCGGGAGAAGGCCGAGGAGGTGGCCGCGCACGTCGAGCGGTCGGGTGGCGAGGCCCTGACCGTCCGGCTGGATCTCGAAGACCGCTCGGGGATCGGCGCGGCGGTGTCGACAGTCGTGGAGCGCTGGGGTGGAGTGGACGTGTTGGTGGCCAACGCCGTGCGCTGGGGTGCCACGCCACCGGACTCTTCGCTGAGGTTCGAGGACGTGTCGCCGGAGGAATGGCAGGCGATGGTCGACGCCAACCTGCTCGGCACGGTGGAGGTGGTGCGACACGTGCTGCCGTCCATGCGGGCACGACGTTGGGGACGCATCGTGCTGGTGTCCTCGGGGGTGGCGGAGGAGGGCTTGCCGGGACCCGGTCCCTACGGCACCGCGAAGTCGGGCCTGCACGGCATGGCACGGGCGCTGGCCTGGAACGCGGGCGCGGACGGTGTGCTCGTCAACGTCGTCGCGCCCGGTTTCACGCTCACCGAGCGAGCCCCGAGCGCGGATTCGCCTCTGGTGGAAGACTTCGCCGCCGCGATCCCGTCTCGCCGACTGTCCACAGCGGACGACGTCGCGCGGCTCATCGTGTTCCTCGGGTCGGGGGCCAACGGCAACCTCACCGGGGAACTGGTGCGTGAGGGCACGTCGGCCGCTCGCGCACCGCGCGTGGAAGAAGAGTGA
- a CDS encoding MarR family winged helix-turn-helix transcriptional regulator, with translation MSRLHNDLHWALARLKLALGTAEAEVVARHGMDLWGYIVLMAVADAPARTQLALAHTVSVDKSKLVAILDELEAAGYVVRKPDPADRRARIIEATPEGMRALETAAAEVAAVEDELLAGLGETERETFRAAVRTLVGDPMSRLAGDAPGPGACAAQRGCPAAHSPNTSRATTK, from the coding sequence GTGAGCCGACTGCACAACGACCTGCACTGGGCACTCGCCCGGCTCAAACTGGCCCTCGGCACGGCGGAAGCCGAGGTGGTCGCTCGGCACGGCATGGATCTGTGGGGCTACATCGTGTTGATGGCCGTCGCCGACGCCCCCGCCCGGACTCAGCTCGCGCTCGCCCACACCGTGTCGGTGGACAAGAGCAAGCTCGTCGCGATCCTGGACGAACTGGAGGCCGCGGGCTACGTCGTCCGCAAACCCGATCCGGCCGACCGCAGGGCCCGCATCATCGAGGCCACGCCCGAGGGCATGAGAGCGCTGGAAACCGCGGCCGCCGAGGTCGCCGCCGTTGAGGACGAACTGCTGGCCGGCCTCGGGGAGACGGAGCGGGAGACGTTCCGCGCCGCCGTTCGCACGCTCGTCGGCGACCCCATGAGCCGGCTTGCCGGGGACGCCCCCGGCCCCGGCGCCTGTGCCGCGCAGCGTGGCTGCCCGGCCGCTCACAGTCCGAACACGAGCCGCGCCACGACGAAGTAG
- the mgtE gene encoding magnesium transporter, whose protein sequence is MAAQPTQTLRDLLEDNDLPGLQGWLVEHQPYEIADEIARADAVHAVLLFRLLDKDRALTVFEELDPTDQQKVLAGLREPAFRDVVERMAPDDRARLLGEAPAKFARHVLAGLSPREREYTAALLGYPEHSVGRYMTPQTVAVRYHMSAAEALAVVRRKGGDAETVYTLPVIDDRRCFLGTVSLRDLVLSPPDKPVSEIADADTPHVRATADVEEAARLMQDTNVLDLPVTDSENRVLGLLTIDDAFEVIEAADTEDIARQSGSAPWAGHYMSASVVELARSRAVWLLLLIIAATLTVNVLQFFEDTLASVTALALFIPLLVGTGGNAGAQAATAAVRALAVGEVRTRDVLRVAWRECRVGFLLGSMLAVVALVIGTLLVDITVAASVATSLVAVCGWAATIGSTMPLLAKRVGIDPAVISAPLVTTLVDATGLVIYFVVARLVFGL, encoded by the coding sequence ATGGCAGCACAGCCGACTCAGACACTGCGGGACCTGCTGGAGGACAACGATCTCCCCGGCCTTCAGGGCTGGCTCGTCGAGCACCAGCCGTACGAGATCGCCGACGAGATCGCACGCGCCGACGCCGTTCACGCCGTTCTCCTGTTTCGGCTGCTCGACAAGGACCGCGCGCTCACCGTCTTCGAGGAACTCGATCCCACCGACCAGCAGAAGGTGCTGGCCGGGCTGCGGGAGCCCGCGTTTCGCGACGTCGTCGAGCGGATGGCGCCCGACGACCGGGCGAGACTGCTCGGGGAGGCGCCCGCGAAGTTCGCCCGACACGTGCTCGCGGGGCTGAGCCCGCGCGAACGCGAGTACACCGCCGCGCTGCTGGGCTACCCGGAGCACTCCGTCGGCCGCTACATGACTCCCCAGACGGTGGCCGTGCGCTACCACATGAGCGCGGCCGAAGCCCTGGCGGTGGTGCGGCGGAAGGGCGGGGACGCCGAGACGGTGTACACGCTGCCGGTGATCGACGACCGCCGTTGCTTCCTGGGCACGGTGTCGTTGCGCGACCTCGTGCTGAGCCCTCCCGACAAGCCGGTCTCCGAGATCGCCGACGCCGACACGCCGCACGTGCGCGCCACGGCCGACGTCGAGGAGGCCGCGAGGCTGATGCAGGACACCAACGTGCTCGACCTGCCGGTCACCGACAGCGAGAACCGGGTCCTGGGCCTGCTCACGATCGACGACGCGTTCGAGGTCATCGAGGCCGCCGACACCGAGGACATCGCTCGTCAGTCGGGGTCGGCGCCGTGGGCGGGTCACTACATGTCGGCGAGCGTGGTGGAGCTGGCCCGATCGCGGGCGGTGTGGTTGCTGCTGCTGATCATCGCCGCCACGTTGACGGTGAACGTGCTGCAGTTCTTCGAGGACACGTTGGCGAGCGTCACCGCGTTGGCGCTGTTCATCCCGCTGCTAGTGGGCACGGGCGGCAACGCGGGGGCGCAGGCGGCGACGGCGGCGGTCCGGGCCCTGGCCGTGGGGGAGGTGCGCACGCGCGACGTGCTGCGGGTCGCGTGGCGGGAGTGTCGGGTCGGTTTCCTGCTCGGCTCCATGCTCGCCGTGGTGGCGCTCGTCATCGGGACCCTGCTCGTGGACATCACGGTGGCCGCGAGCGTGGCCACGTCGCTCGTGGCGGTGTGCGGGTGGGCGGCCACCATCGGCTCGACGATGCCGCTGCTGGCCAAGCGGGTGGGCATCGACCCCGCCGTGATCTCCGCGCCGCTGGTGACCACGCTCGTCGACGCCACGGGGCTCGTCATCTACTTCGTCGTGGCGCGGCTCGTGTTCGGACTGTGA